The Vanessa atalanta chromosome 4, ilVanAtal1.2, whole genome shotgun sequence genome segment gtaattaataaaaacttaaatagtagtgtattttatatttagaagtagttaaaatgttaatggtttattgaaaaatattcttttaattacgtaactaaaataaatcgtaTCGAAAATCTAAATCACGTTGTAAATTTGATTGCATCTAAATATCTGTATACTTCAGTTCTATGTATTAATactactgaaaaaaaattatattccttGGGGATAGAAGCCCcgtatttaaatgtaatcagTCTTCGAATGAGGTCGTAGCCGCAGctcgttattaatatatatgtcagtATGTTTTAAGCAAAATCACTTTTAATTTAGCTTCTATGTCATttgtaaatgattaaaatatgtatctattGGTTTCAGAGTGATTCTAGAGAAACTAAAAAATGTGATGATTCATCTTCGTCGTCGTCATCGTCTTCATCAGAGGAGGAGAATGGAGTAAGAtccttttcttttaaataataaattataacagcaTCTTCAACCGCGTTCacactaattaaatttaattaatttactgcTAAATCGAATCCAcccaaaattgaataaataaaaacaaactttttacctaaatgaatatatttttattgatgaataaataatgatcAAGTAAAAAGGAAGCGCCTGAATCTGCTGATACATgtaattttgaatcgtcttgtcactatattttattaaatgtagagCTACTAGCAGTTCGAAATGTTGATTCTATTAAGATGAACTGGTAAGATTTCAAGAAATCAAATTCTTAAAATGATGAAATAGTATATTgtactgtatttataataaataataatacaatttaatcagGACCGAAAAAAGAAACAAGATAGTTCATCTTCTTcctcgtcatcatcatcatcatcatcatcagaggaagataaagaagaagaagaatgtaatggttctaaaaaaaaatctagtcatGGTGTAAGTCGATactaatcattatatttatataattagttttccACATGCGGCTTCGCCTGTTAAGTAACTGCATCTAAGGGAGGGGTTGGATTTGTTCATGATGATCTCACAATGAACCAGTTAATACCTGAAAGCGTAACAAGCAATTAAACAAACGCCCTCTCgaaatcataatattagttaaaatataaatgaatcctTGAATCTCAGAATTTACGCAAACAATACGAATCGTTAAAAAAAGAACTGCTGAAATAGCTTAGATGTTATAGACAAGTTAGCTACTTGTATTAAAAACACATtgtaaatataagaattatttacaggGATAACTGTATATAACTGTCTGTAAACTTCAAAAGCCCTACTGATAGTAAAAAAAGTGAATGCATGCATATAAAAATGTCAAGAACACTTTAAGCCAATGTTTATTATTCTATGAGTAGGgtgtatttcttttatatgttAACAATgcttttaaaacattaagtttttttaaatatccaatCGGTCAGTATTTCGAGAAAATTAGCCGCCAAGCTCCAGAACGAATGAAATCGTTGGAGCGTAATACACATTTTATAgaggataattaaaataaaatcgaagacTCTAAGAAACAAGAATAAAAGTGAAATGTAGTTTTAAAACATCTCTGTTCTAATTTCAAACCTCAATATTCGTCTACTGAATATTTCAAGCTTTTGgaaatacgaataaataaaaaaaagtctatttcataattacatcagaaaaataattagaataatattcaattcgtatttattgaaaaaaaattagaaagaaAAATTCGCAGTATTGGTTATTTGTATACCTATCGAATTCGAAacaactaatgttttttttttgatttattggTTTCAGAGAAATTGTAAAGGAAGTAAGAAAGGCAATGACTCAtcttcatcgtcatcatcatcttcatcatcaGAAGATGAAGACAATGATTGTAATGGAGTAAGACCATTTTATcgcaaatatgatttaaaaacatGAGATAACCATAagacaataaattattgttatatctgACAGGATGGAAAAAAGAAGCAAGAGAGTTCGTCTTCTTCCTCGTCATCGTCGTCGTCGGATGAagatgaaaaagaaaaagaatgtAATGGCTCAAGAAAAAAGTCAAGTCATCACGTAAGTATTTTCCGTGCAATTGGACGTATGTATATCTAATGCTTACCGTTTCTTGTTGTTGAGATTTATAGGGGTAGGTCACCAAAAAGACAAAGTTATAAGAAAATGATCCATTTACTACTATAaagatatgataaatatatatatgtacaattattaaCGATTAACGATTTCGGGTTTTTAATGCTTTTTATGGACGTTTTCGATGatagcatttatttataagcaagaatataaaaatctattttgtttcatttacagCACAAAAAGGCAAGTCATTTAAAGAACAAGAATTGAAACTGCTAAATAAGAGTCTTAGAAGATTGTGGATAATAAATAGCACGTGAAGACTTTTAGTATaccagttaataataaataaacattccaAGATATATGTAacgtttttatgtaaatgttcctaaataaaaaatacaaagatgCTAGAGGATATCACTCATACAATCTATCCAAAACCATCTTTTAGAGTTAATCATGAATCATGCCTGAAACTTGCgacttttaaatactaataatggagatatttttcgttaaatttaatctattcaAGCGTCATATGGAAGGATTTTTGTATTATCCCATGTCACAATATCATCAGGGGTGCCTCAAGGATGGCATGTAGATCCTCTGATTTTCATTAGCTTAACTTTTGGTAACGACgtcataataaagtaaaaaaataattacttaaacgaTTGTAAGCAGCCTCAAAGTGATCCCAGCTCAGTTACTGAatggaatattaaaaactatcatCATTAAATAAGATGAGAAGaaatgttgtaatatattttacaaagcaATATGGATGAATACAGCGAGGTCGAATTTGTAATGGACTGTAAAGAGCACATTAAAAgccagttaaatatttatttagacaaataattaacattacgatataattatatacagagCTAATAAAATGTTTGCTTTTCTAATGACAAACACGAATTAGTTTAGGAatccttaattattatattcttaatttacaGTCTTGTCAGAAAATGGTTCAAAAATTTGATtttcttattacaaaataagaaaatcaaattTTTGATCAATTGTGAACGCATCGAAGCAATTATTCAAAGCGCTGTCTTCAAATGTTGAGCTAGCAATTTGGTTtgtcaaatatacatttaaggATTACGCAGAAAGAACTAacctttaaagttataaaatttgttgGGAGACGCGATACAGCTTTTGTAATGAActtgcataaaattataaatagaagctgttcaattattattaattttattgatgtatGTACATCAAGTATCtttgtagataatatttttctaaatttttacaTAAGCAACACATCTAATTAAGGTAAATGTGTTGTGTTTTATACACAGAGTATACTTTCTCAAAAATTTCAATGtttcaataattatgtttaggtttaccatattttgttttattaaatatacaaagtaatCATAAGGTATTAATTTATCGAAATCAAAACATTGTCATTCATAAGTAAATATGAACAAGATCATTTCAATGTTTTGTTAGCATACAACGCTTTTGTAACTCGACCCTCGGCAACATCGCGGACTTCGTTgtgctattaattaattataagtaagcCTTAAACAATACtgcaatttacttttatataaagaatacttCAAATTgctattaataaagatttaaatccaatataactaataattcaTTTGTTCTAAATTTACATTGTACTTATTTGACATTTTAgtgtttgttaatatatttgctTGCACAGACTGTTACGAAATAAATCTAATGTTTAGTtcaatatgtaaacaaaaatttaattaaaaatataaattcagccGAAGAGTCGATTGATTCAAActactatataattttaatcaaatatcttATTAGAATTCTGGTTAACAATATCATCACGTTACTAAGGGATGggcattttaattacaaaatagctTTCGTGCTTGTATTGCGTTTCCCGAATTTTTCATACGGAGATAACATTAACGTCAAAGGATGCTTCGAATTTTACCAtaatcgtaatattatataaaaatattttttatgtaactatcAGAAATCGATATATTAATAGGTCAGACATATTCATAgcgatacttaaataaaaactggtTTTGAAATATCAAATTGGTCAGTTATTTCGAGAAAATTAGCCGCCTTCCCCCCGAACGAATGAAATCGCTGAAGCGAGCCTGTATTGCGGGCTTTACTAACGAGAATTT includes the following:
- the LOC125077858 gene encoding suppressor protein SRP40-like isoform X1, with translation MNKTIIIIIALLAFATFVQGKSSHSRKSCHNSNKCDSDESDSRETKKCDDSSSSSSSSSSEEENGDRKKKQDSSSSSSSSSSSSSSEEDKEEEECNGSKKKSSHGRNCKGSKKGNDSSSSSSSSSSSEDEDNDCNGDGKKKQESSSSSSSSSSSDEDEKEKECNGSRKKSSHHHKKASHLKNKN
- the LOC125077858 gene encoding lisH domain-containing protein C1711.05-like isoform X2, which translates into the protein MNKTIIIIIALLAFATFVQGKSSHSRKSCHNSNKCDSDESDSRETKKCDDSSSSSSSSSSEEENGRNCKGSKKGNDSSSSSSSSSSSEDEDNDCNGDGKKKQESSSSSSSSSSSDEDEKEKECNGSRKKSSHHHKKASHLKNKN